The genomic region GAAGTCTGACAGCACGTGGCCATACCATGTGATGAGCCAGGACAGTGCGAAGATGGTTCCCACCTCCGCTCTGTAAGAAACGGCAAACATACAGTATGAAAgggatgtaaacataaacaaatagaGGAACACAGACTAAACtgtaaatgtttcctttttatatttatttttttctaaccAGAAAATCATAactgagattaaaaatctccttgaCAAGAGTGTCTTGGCCAATATGCAACCAGTGAGTTACAGACTAGCggaacagaaaacacaaaatatgttcaCAGACCagaatttaatgaaaatatagttataaaataaaaataaaaatgcgtTTGGGAATAATATGAAAACATATGAGCATATTATCTTCCCATCTTCTAGGCAGCTAGTGGTTTCATCACATCACAATCCATCACAGTGCAAATCTCTCCGAGTTGGCTTTCATACTGTAATagaaatgaatggaaaccaATGGTGGCACGGAAGGCAGGAAATGACTTTGAAAACTAATGGTGGACTGGGTGCTGTGCAGTACTTTACAGAATCAGCACGTTTTAGTCCGTCgggtaaaatgtaaaaagaaaatgtactggTATGATCCGGCCAACCATAGCCAAAGAAATGAATACTTCTCCAGGTTCTCATGAGAGAAAGCCTCTCGAGGAACgccttttaaacattaaaacatgtctTTCCTGAGGTTTTAGCCTCCAAGAAGGAACCTGAGATAACCGAAATGACGTCAGAGGGGTTATTTTCTCAGACATGACAAAGCACCATACAACAAGAATAGCACTTTGTATAATTTCGGAAATTGAACTTCAATAGTCTGGCTTAATACAAGTCCTGAATCATTGGTTTGAAAGATTTTCTCATAACCACAGCAATTTCTTTCGATGTGGGCTcatgaattaaaaacatatattattatttaccttTACATACTGTTCATAACCCTAATATGCTCATCCCCTGTCTTTCTCTGTTGTGTGCAGACAAAAATAGACAGTTATTTTTGACAGTCTCAAGTAAATTGGATACTCTTAGAGGCTGTTGATAAATATTAGATAAGAACATtcagggaggaagaagaataaGTACAAGGGGAAGGGAGTGACAAGCAAAAAAGGAGTGGGTGGAGTGATGGATAGGGGGAGGGGTAAAGAGAGGGAGCAAAGGGCAGAGAGTATGTGTGAGGAGAGGGACATAAAATAGATCAAatgaagagggaggaaagaagaaaggaggaaaagatAAGAAGGCAGGTAAGGGGAAGTGGAAGtgctcacaaaaaaaagagcgtTCCAAACTTTGAAGTCAGGTGTTGTTTATccgactgttttttttactgcgagtgaaatgtcttgttttttgtgccttttctgtttgtgtgcactTGTATTTGTGTAGAGACGGGTAATTGGCAAATATGGAAGTTGCCAGCACAGCATCAATTATGAACGGGCAACAAGACAGCGAAGGCACGAAGGacgcacacaggcacgcacacataTCCACACACCTTGAGGACAATTTATTGACTCAGAACCTCCCAAATCATAGTCCTAACTGCACACCCCATATTCGCCCACAGCAACGGGTTGCATTGTAAAACACGTTCTTGTTGCTGCTTCAATTAACTGCAAAAAGACAATGAATCATTTTTGGATGATTACATTTcacaaataaaaaggtaaatgtgGTGCACACCTTGGTGGGACAGAAAAGCCTCTGAAACAGCTGTTGGACCATCTGACACAGAAAGCTCCAATtcacaaacaaaatattcaaatatgtgTCTCTCTGTGACGTTCAAAAGGTGAAAATCAACACTTtagtgccctctagtggatTTCACTTACATTACTTCAAAAGCGacttaataaataaactgaCTACAAAATAATACTTGTAGTCAGTTTACATGGttattgttgtcatttgtaACAACATCCTTggattaaatcaaatgtaatctaATATGAATACTTTTGATTACTTCAAAATCAAACATTAAAAATATTGcagcttatttaaaaaatggacgCAGCCACACATTTTTGTTTGatctcaaaacattttaaatgaaaataaaatgcattttgcACATTCAGCTATTACAGTTGGTCAAATCAAAttacttttacaaaaaaaaaaaagagtcccgTCAAACTGCAGGTACTGTGTGTATTCTAAACATGCAAGGTGCCgttttgtgtatatttttgttGCTGGTGTTTTTTCATCAAAAGCCACATGGAGGACGTTGCTCTTGTCACGCAGGAAGAGCACTTACTCAAAATGCTCATCTTTCAGGTTCAATgtaaataaagtgaaataaaagcTCCATTACCCATAATCCATCATTAAAAGAAGCTCAAATATTAGTTTAAATCACAAATAACAAACCTGATGAGTAATAACATGTTCGTTATTTATAATTGGTCCAATCAAATTAcctttacaaaaacatgctgTCATAAACTACATTACACAAATGTAATCATGTAATCCATGACAATGTGGGCTAATAACTATGATCTGATTGGATATTTTGGTAATCTGATTATGTACATGTGAATGTTTTACCTGATCATGAAGTCATGTAATTCTGTATCAACTTGTTCCAATATAGGCATCAAgtagtttaaaatgtgtttggtgCTGTCCATGGTAGGATCCATGAAATCCCTAAAGACCGAGAAAATAGTCAATaagttattgtttttcatttgaaataaagtTACTAAATTGAATCTAGttataaagaataaaaatgaatttaaaaaaagttgtgttAAACTGACTGAAATGCCTCGATATATGGATgtattagaagaagaaaaaagtacgACCTGAGATGGTGATTGGACAGAGTGTCCAGCAAGGCGATGGCCATCCGCTCCCCGACAACCAGCAGCAGAGTGACGGCCACATCATGGTAGCCTTGGTAGTAATGGAGCTGAGGGGTGCGTTTCAAAACCTCCAGTATGATGTCAATCAGCTGCTCCTGAAGCACTGCCCTCTCTGAGGCTGGCATACCTGAGGGAGAGCCGAGGATCACCAATAAATACAATCTTAATGGAAAGAAATACAACCTAGAAAATGCTTGTGATTGTCGATGTTGTAAATAAGTTGACACAAGTTATACGACTCTGGTCCGGGTGCTTATGACCAGACACGAAACCAAACACTGCCCAGTTGTGTTATGAAAGAACATGATTTCCTTGCACAACATGTGTATTAAACATCAAGTTTAACTACTCAAAAGAACATCATTCTTACTTTTCTTGCACCTTTTACCGGCAAAATGACATCAAATTCCGCATGTGGAGCAGCTTACTGTAGTATTTAGACAGAGAACCACACTGATGTTGTAAATCCAAGCTTTACCTCTTTCCCTGCTGCCTTTTTTCCAATTATTTGCTTCTTCTTGGCAGAAAAGATCATTAAATCAAAACCACAATTAACTGAGATTGAACTGACAGCTTCTCAGTTAGATAAGACACTCTCTGTTGCTTTCCCAATTTTGGCTGACAACACAGGCGTACATCAGAATCTGACCCTTCTGCAGATTTGACTCAGTTCATTAATCTTTAAGCCTTTCCAGATGTCTGCATGTCGCTGTAAGTACAGGGGTACAAGTAGATAAATGGCATCATGAGCGATGATGCAATcttcaaaaacaacacacacacggacacacacatttagggAACCGCTTCATGGACCTCCTGACATCCAGGACTACTTGGTTGTAGTCCTTGTGGTTCTCCCTCACATCTCGACCTACGccatacaaaatgtaattattagtgTTGTCTGCATTAGTAGTAGCAACACTATTGTGTAGTATTGTGAATTAACCCAGTGAATATTAGCATAAATTAACCACTAACCAGGTTTATGTGGTAGATCGTACACATTGATGTTCAGTAGTTTGGGCCAGACCTTCCTCCTGAGTTCATCAGTGAGCAGTCCTCCCTTACTGGCTGCTGCTCTCCTCAGGGTCTCAATGTCCACCGGAtcactgcaaaaacaaaagtcagaATAGGACATGgataagtatgtatgtatgtatataaatgtatatatatttagatatatattatttaaaatgaatggacaaaagaaaacagtggATTTGTTCTTGAGCAATTAAACGTGATTTCACAAAAATCAGCCGGCTCAATCCTGCCCACAGCGTTCCTGTGCCATTTCCCCATCAAGTCCCACTTGCCTCCTGACACTAGTGTCTTCATGATCCTCGTCACACTATTCCACCGGGAACGTGCGAGTAATCTTCGTGTGTGAAATTAGCTTAGCGGGGAGTGCGATGAAGGTCGCCGTCTTCGGATAACTGCATGCCATCAAATTGTGGAACAGCGAGCAGCAGAGGGATGGGCAGTCCCACTTGGGAAAACACATCCTGCGGCCCTTTGCTCTTGTGCTAATGGAGGCATTTTGTACAATAAAACTGACAGAACTTTCTCGATTTCTAGAAATACAGGCATGTCAAGgcagattttaaaaaggaacgCTATCGTGGGGTGAACACCTTGTATACCGGGCAAACCTTAACACCCAGGTTCTTGAGTTCCTTCACTGTTctggtatttaaaaaatctgtAATATTTCATTACTAGAAAACAATTGTtaaatgttgtgtatttgtacttcaCCGTTTTTCAGACATTCTTCAGAAATCAAAAGGTCTCATTAGTAACAAGATCGCACATTTTGATGAGGAATACTTTTTCCAACAACATAACAGCATCCCAGAGGGTGTTTTGACAGAAAATGTGATAAATCCTCCTGGATGCCAGGACAGCAGAAAGAGAACACATCCATTATTTATCATATTAACCTGATCAAAGCCTGCTGGATCTCAACCAACTTCTGTTTCCTCCCACAATCTGGATCtgtaaaagacagacagaggtgAGGGTGGAGAGAACGGAAATAcaggaatgaaagaaagagTAGCATAGTTAAAGTAAAGAGCAAACAACGAAACAGAAGGacggagacacagaggaagaggaaaggaaaggaagagggatagaaagacagaaagatcATGGAGAGGAAAGACattgagggaggagagaggtcATGCTGGCGTTATTAATAGGAATCATGCAtgaaacacatacaaaaaacagtttgtagggttgggggaaaaaaagaatcaacACACAATTAATAGACGTGTTGAGACACATTAATGGTAAAATGTATACCGTTCTTATTCAATGACTTTTCTACCGATACTTGCTATCTGTGTAGAacttttgttgttcttcttcttttttaaaggcAGACACGATTTGACATGTTTCCGATCTATTGAATGATTCTTTTGACGAACACCTTGAATCATCTTTTTTGCAAACAACGCCCTGATGATGCCTGATCACAATGACACGTCACAAACATGACTCAAGTGCTGTGCAGGGAGTTCGGATCAAATGTAAGAAATACGGAGTTTGAATGACTTGAAGGGTAACACTGATCCTCAATGTTGACAGTGtgtttatttgggtttttttactACAGGAAATaatggcttcttcttcttcttcttctgtctggcAAACAGCTGCTTACTTTCCAAATGGTCCAAGTTGGCTGACTGGCTGCCACGCGAGCACCGCTGGCAGAGAAGAGGCCCAGCTGATGTTCACTTTGACGAAAAAGTAACGACCAGCGGTCAGATATGCGAGGACAACAACGGCTTGACCTCGTGATGCGTGCCTTGTAGTTTGTGTCAGCTGGCGGCATTAATATGGCTAATTAACTTCACTTCCAGGTCCCCCACGTGCAGTAGGTGGATataaaaggttttttaaaaagttaaatatgCAGCCTCCTTTTAATGTTAGAAGCAGCTTCGTGTGACTCGTCGGTGTTTCCGTCTCGTGCAGGTCTATCACACGCCGACAGTTACCTCGCTCCTGTTGGCTTACCTCTGGTGACAGACCCATTCAGCCCAGCTCCTGCgtgctctttcttcctcttgaGCCGTTTCATCCCTTTAGAAGCGGATTGCCGAAGGACGAAGTGTGTGTTGTGCCATAAGGCGAGTTGCCGAATAACAAATATGTCTCTAAACAGGTGAAACGGCTGTAACGCTACGTGAACAGTTTCTCCCTGAAAGCCTCAACCCAACGTGAGATCGATCCACTACGCTTTGATTGGACGGAAACGACGTGTGACGCGGCGCACGAGAGCCATTGGCTGCCCTGCAGCTCGCACCGCGAGGGGACTTGACTGTAGTTTTGTAGTCCTAACAGTGGCGCAACAGCGGGCTGTGCTCGTCATCGCTCGAGAGAAACGTGCTCCGTGACACCTGATCTATGATGAATATGTTCACCTTTTCCACAAGGCGACCAGTAAAGCTCTAGATAGCTGTTAGACACATTAGAATAGTCGTATGGTCAATACATCATAATATGTCATTATGATAACATGGACAATAGGCATGTattgtgcttttttctttttctctttctcagaaaaaataagaaagtaTAGCAACAGAACATAAACACTTTGGAGCAAATACAGAATCAACTTTAAAGTAATATtcttttatatatgtttttttttaattaactttaatgAATGTATTACATTGCATGTagttacattacatatatacatagcCGTGTTGATATGGGTGACATTCATTCTCTGGTCTAGTGCCAAATTCTAGGACATATACGTGCGGTACAGTGTTTCCTCTCAAATCCAAACCCTGCCTATGGCTTTGATcctaacaaacacatttcatatttatgtaaagacattttattatttgtcatACTGCAAGAAGGCCAGCACTGGATTAGGTCTGATTCTAGAGGGAACACatattgcaaaaataatttcTTCAAAGTACGTAGGACTAATAGGTAGGTATTGCATACATCATACTTCTCTACTTTCTCTACTTTCAATGATTGGTGGAGTTTGTGTTGGGAATTGTCTGAGTGTCTAACATCAGGAGCATTTTCCAAAACTCCACTAAGACTCCTTActttaacaaaaaaagtgtacatatttaacatgtttatttaatcaATCAATATATAATGAATCAAAAATAACAATATCAGATAAATAAACTAAAGGTAAATATAAGGAGGAGTATGGGCCTGTAGTTGTTGaaggttaatataataatatataatatcgtCTATATCTCTGTTGTGGCAAAGAGTTCACATTTTACAATGATGCCACTCTGACCCAGTGCATTTCAGTTGTGTTGTGGAACAGCCAATCCGGAAGTGGATGGCGACATCGGCTCGATCGGGGGATGtcagtttaaaaacacagatcTGGCAACCTTAATGACAATTGCATCTTGAGCCGCGGTGGTGATCAAACGCATTATAACCCGCGGCGTTGACACACGACTCGGGACTGCTCCTCTGTCCGCTCTTAACCCGACCTCACGCATGGGAACACAGACACAGGTGAGCGCAGCTTGACCAGCGATGTCCGGCAGGTGAACGCTGCGTGACTGGAGCCGCTGAAAATGAGCGATAAAGCCGAGACGAGAGGGCCTGCGACCCGCCGGAGGAGGACGACCATCTCCAACGGGAGCAAGTGGCCCGATGCCGGGGAGAAACCCTCGCAGCCTCCGGCCAAAGCCAAAACCAAGGAGGCGTCCAGGCACGCGAGTAACAACGGGAAGGTGGACGGAGAGATGGGGACGCCGGAACAGCGACAGCTCCCCGACAGTCCCAAGAAACAGAGGAGTGTGGTGGAGGATTTCAACGAGAGACTCAGGTAACGTTCaccgagtttttttttttaagacgtTGGAACGTCACGTACGCAAACTAACACACGTTAACGGTAATTGAAATGGCAGGAAGCAGTTGCGTTATGTAGACAGATGTGACTCTTTGTATTAAAACCTTCTCGCTGTGGGTTGGCTATTTGTCAGGCTGTCATTAAATCAAATGGGGCTCAAACTATATAGTTTGACTGCATACTTCTATTAAATATagatatacgtatacatatacatatggaATACATCTTTCATCTCTCCAACACCTTCCTtttgaataaaacacactttagtGGTACTTGTATTTATTAGGCCCAAGCACAGAATACACTTTTAAGCTTTTTGAGTAAGAATTGTAACTGTGTCTGAGGAGTGAGCTCATGTAGAGCAGACAGAAACGTGACAGATTGGTGTCGACACGGCAAAGGTCGTCGGTATGAGGGAAAACCGACATTGTGAGAGGAGACATAATAGCCTGACCCTTAGCCTAAACATTTTATGGCAACACGCCCACTTCCACAGATAAGTCTTCGCCTTTGAATCCACCTCTACTTATTGTTGTGAGCTGCCAAGGGTCTGGCTGGTGTTTTACTCACACGTGTGCATTTAAAGAATGCTGAAATAAAGTGACTGTAATACTTTTTCCAGGAATCAATGATGCATCAATGGCTTTTGCAATCCTGTGCTGGCTGACTATACCTATCTGTCTGCACGTCCTTCTGCTGGTCTGGTCTGGCCTTGCCTTGCGTCATGGCACTCTTCGGGGAAATCCTCTACTCTTTCCTCTCTTTATATGCTCATTTCCTTCCGTACTTCACCTCAAACCTCCACTGTCTCTTCACCTCATCTTCGTTATCCACCTTTCTCTCTTTAATACTGAATTATCCCCCACCTTATCTTTCTATCCTGTTTCCTGTGTACTCAACCTCCTCTGCTTCTGCTCCATCCACTCTTCTCCTCTTACTTTGTTTTAAAGCAATTTCTCCATCTTTTGTGTAAAAGTTCTTGCCTGATAAATAGCCTCATATTTCACAATGCCCTTTGGTCTTACCATTAGACTACTGGatacatttaattcatttaaaatatagaaATCCCACAGTATGAAATACCACAAATTTCCTGACCAGGAGGCAACTATGTTACTGCAGTAATAGTAAATGCTTTACAGCCAGGGAAGTAAATGTGTCAACCAAAccaaagataaaaacaaacaattaattgacataaatacaaaatcCTACATACTGGTTCCAGTAGTCACTAGTGACCATTAGTCCTGAGTCGGTTTGAATTATGCAGcctccttgaaaaaaaaaaaaaaaaaatgtccaataacaTTTGTAATTGTGTGTAATTTGAGGATGCAGATGGATGTTTCCTGGACAGATGTTTGAGAGTGACTAGAGTGATGTAACAAACGGTTTCATCCTTTTGGAGATAAACAGGCAGGAAAGAGTGAATGCCAAGAGCTTGATcagccctaaaaaaaaaaaaggtaataaatgAAACTATTGACTTTGTGTTTCCATGCAGCTGTCACGTCCTCCAGGAGTCTCTCTTAAGTTCAGCCAGTGGCTACAGCAACTACAGAGGAATCCTCAACTGGTGTGTCGTCATGCTGGTGAGTCCAACGGTGCTGTGACTTACACAAACAATTCTGGGTGAAAACATGACGTGCACGTCATCAAGAG from Cyclopterus lumpus isolate fCycLum1 chromosome 11, fCycLum1.pri, whole genome shotgun sequence harbors:
- the zgc:63863 gene encoding TBC1 domain family member 20; translation: MKRLKRKKEHAGAGLNGSVTRDPDCGRKQKLVEIQQALISDPVDIETLRRAAASKGGLLTDELRRKVWPKLLNINVYDLPHKPGRDVRENHKDYNQVVLDVRRSMKRFPKCMPASERAVLQEQLIDIILEVLKRTPQLHYYQGYHDVAVTLLLVVGERMAIALLDTLSNHHLRDFMDPTMDSTKHILNYLMPILEQVDTELHDFMIRAEVGTIFALSWLITWYGHVLSDFKHTMRLYDFFLASHPLMPIYLAATIVLHREKEVKKTECDMAMVHHLLSRIPQDLPYELLIGQAEDLLDQYPPSLLAKRAALQSRKSLSISTFQAFQFSTLHQRPDSVLQRLTKAQGSTNSRHASRHSGQEAALPRDRGQLWGKGNRMVRMAVWGLSATLGAAVFAVAQTAMDWGPEVLQQLF